From Burkholderia sp. WP9, a single genomic window includes:
- a CDS encoding MFS transporter, which yields MNSEAIKSAPAALAGSGGTAAAAVTCPGTVAASVAASAGKAEPRFERQGLALAVLFVGAFLAPLDYFIVNLALPSIRTGLNASDAQLQLVVSAYASAYAVLLITGGRLGDLFGRRRMFMTGMAAFVVASALCGFATSGHMLVISRIVQGVAAAVMAPQVLATIRAVVPLHQQTKVMSLYGFVFGLSSIVGQLGGGALITYHPFGLDWRIIFLINIPIGIAAFIGTWKFVPENQPATRTGIDVKGVALLSAVLLLIIYPMTHGREAGWPAWTFVMFALAVPAFALFVVAERRVERGGGHPLVDLQLFRNRAFALGLVLAFLFYCNSAFFLTYGIFLQTGLHWTPLASGIAIMPFAIGFVVGPLTSPAVVKRIGGHVLTLGFSMMTLGFTVTGWSATQSATPDLLFYCGLVCAGVGHGLLLPSIMRIVLLEVVPEKAGLASGVVSSTLQIGSAFGTAAISGAFFGALGGRAAPGAYAHAFQISLAINALLMCACIGLSVLLVRHQQLALRRVA from the coding sequence ATGAATAGCGAAGCCATCAAGTCCGCTCCTGCGGCATTGGCCGGATCCGGCGGTACGGCAGCCGCTGCGGTGACCTGTCCGGGCACCGTGGCCGCGAGCGTGGCGGCATCGGCCGGGAAGGCAGAGCCGCGTTTCGAACGGCAGGGGCTGGCGCTTGCCGTGCTGTTCGTCGGCGCCTTCCTCGCGCCGCTCGATTATTTCATCGTCAATCTCGCGTTGCCCTCGATTCGCACCGGCCTGAACGCGAGCGACGCGCAATTGCAGCTCGTCGTCTCCGCCTACGCGTCGGCGTACGCGGTGCTGTTGATCACGGGCGGGCGGCTCGGCGACCTGTTCGGCCGCCGCCGCATGTTCATGACCGGCATGGCTGCGTTCGTGGTCGCTTCGGCGTTGTGCGGCTTCGCGACCAGCGGGCATATGCTGGTGATTTCGCGGATCGTCCAAGGCGTCGCCGCCGCCGTGATGGCGCCGCAAGTGCTCGCGACCATTCGCGCGGTCGTGCCGCTGCATCAGCAGACCAAGGTGATGAGCCTGTACGGTTTCGTGTTCGGGCTGTCGTCGATCGTCGGCCAGTTGGGTGGCGGCGCGTTGATCACGTATCACCCGTTCGGACTCGACTGGCGCATCATCTTTCTGATCAACATCCCGATCGGCATCGCGGCGTTTATCGGCACCTGGAAGTTCGTGCCGGAGAACCAGCCGGCCACGCGCACCGGCATCGACGTGAAGGGCGTAGCGCTGCTCTCCGCCGTGCTGCTGCTGATCATTTACCCGATGACGCACGGCCGCGAAGCGGGCTGGCCGGCGTGGACCTTCGTGATGTTCGCGCTTGCCGTGCCCGCCTTCGCGCTCTTCGTGGTGGCAGAGCGGCGCGTCGAGCGCGGCGGTGGCCATCCGTTGGTGGATCTGCAGTTGTTCCGTAACCGGGCCTTTGCGCTAGGGCTCGTGCTCGCGTTCCTGTTCTACTGCAACAGCGCGTTCTTCCTGACCTACGGGATTTTCCTGCAAACCGGTTTGCACTGGACGCCGCTCGCGTCGGGCATCGCGATCATGCCGTTTGCGATCGGTTTCGTGGTCGGGCCGCTGACTTCGCCGGCCGTGGTCAAACGCATTGGCGGCCATGTGCTGACTCTCGGTTTTTCGATGATGACGCTCGGCTTCACGGTCACGGGTTGGTCCGCCACCCAGTCGGCCACGCCGGATCTGCTGTTCTATTGCGGGCTGGTGTGCGCGGGTGTCGGTCATGGCTTGTTGCTGCCGTCGATCATGCGGATCGTGTTGCTGGAAGTCGTGCCGGAGAAAGCCGGACTGGCTTCGGGCGTGGTCTCGTCGACGTTGCAGATCGGCTCGGCGTTCGGGACGGCGGCCATCAGCGGCGCGTTCTTCGGCGCGCTCGGCGGCCGCGCGGCGCCGGGTGCCTATGCGCATGCGTTCCAGATCAGCCTGGCGATCAACGCGTTGCTGATGTGTGCGTGCATCGGATTGAGCGTGTTGTTGGTGCGGCATCAGCAGCTCGCACTGCGGCGAGTAGCGTAG
- a CDS encoding aspartate aminotransferase family protein has translation MSTVFHRSPKQSLPVAVAGVGIEIIDSTGKRYIDASGGAAVSCLGHSNQRVIDAIKRQSQQLPYAHTSFFTTEPAEALADRLVASAPQGLEHVYFVSGGSEAIEAALKLARQYFVERGEPQRRHFIARRQSYHGNTLGALAIGGNAWRREPFLPILIEAHHVSPCYAYREQRADETEEAFAQRLADELEQKILALGADTVAAFVAETVVGATAGAVPPVREYFRKIRAVCDRYGVLLILDEIMSGMGRTGYLYACEEDGVAPDILTIAKGLGAGYQPIGATLVSDRIYQTIVGGSGFFQHGHTYIGHATACAAALEVQRVIEEDKLLPNVLARGEQLRGRLREHYAQHPHIGDVRGRGLFVGVELVKDRASKTPFDAGLKLHAAIRREAFARGLMVYPMGGTVDGKIGDHVLLAPPFICTARDIDEIVSRLADAISGALAAV, from the coding sequence ATGTCCACCGTGTTTCATCGTTCTCCGAAGCAGTCGCTGCCGGTCGCCGTCGCGGGCGTGGGGATCGAGATCATCGATTCCACGGGCAAGCGCTATATCGACGCATCCGGCGGCGCCGCCGTGTCGTGTCTCGGTCACAGCAACCAGCGCGTGATCGATGCGATCAAGCGGCAGTCGCAGCAATTGCCGTATGCGCACACGTCGTTCTTCACCACCGAGCCTGCTGAAGCGCTCGCCGACCGCCTGGTGGCAAGCGCGCCGCAAGGGCTCGAACATGTGTACTTCGTGTCGGGCGGTTCGGAGGCGATCGAGGCTGCGCTGAAACTCGCGCGTCAGTATTTCGTGGAGAGGGGTGAACCGCAGCGGCGCCATTTCATCGCGCGTCGGCAGAGCTATCACGGCAATACGTTGGGCGCACTGGCGATCGGCGGCAATGCTTGGCGCCGTGAGCCGTTCCTGCCGATTCTGATCGAAGCGCATCACGTGAGTCCGTGTTACGCATATCGCGAGCAACGCGCCGACGAAACCGAGGAGGCCTTCGCGCAACGTCTCGCGGACGAACTCGAGCAGAAGATTCTGGCGTTGGGCGCAGACACGGTCGCCGCCTTCGTCGCGGAAACGGTAGTTGGCGCGACGGCCGGCGCCGTGCCACCGGTGCGCGAATATTTCCGCAAGATTCGCGCGGTGTGCGATCGCTACGGCGTGCTGCTGATTCTCGACGAGATCATGTCCGGCATGGGCCGCACCGGTTATCTGTACGCCTGTGAAGAAGACGGCGTGGCGCCCGACATTCTAACCATCGCCAAAGGGCTCGGCGCGGGCTATCAGCCGATCGGCGCGACGCTCGTGAGCGACCGGATTTACCAGACGATCGTCGGCGGCTCGGGATTCTTTCAGCATGGCCATACCTACATCGGTCATGCCACCGCTTGCGCCGCCGCGCTCGAAGTGCAACGTGTGATCGAGGAGGACAAGCTGCTGCCCAACGTGCTGGCGCGCGGCGAGCAGTTGCGCGGCCGGCTGCGCGAGCACTACGCGCAGCATCCGCATATCGGCGACGTGCGCGGACGAGGGCTGTTTGTCGGCGTGGAACTGGTCAAGGACCGCGCCAGCAAAACGCCGTTCGACGCCGGCCTGAAGCTGCACGCGGCAATCCGGCGCGAAGCCTTTGCGCGCGGTCTGATGGTGTATCCGATGGGCGGCACGGTCGACGGCAAGATCGGCGATCATGTGCTGCTGGCGCCGCCGTTTATCTGCACCGCGCGCGACATCGACGAAATCGTCAGCCGCCTCGCCGATGCCATTAGCGGCGCGCTGGCCGCTGTCTGA
- a CDS encoding TetR/AcrR family transcriptional regulator yields MKLTGDPKKSAKQSAKKAGEVCPRGRPREFDTDTVLASASQVFWNHGYHATSIDDLCKATGLLRGSLYGVFGDKHGIMLAALDHYAEGSVARLAERLNAPVPPEEALRNALLHYARVACALTGERSCFITNTTLEMQPGDEELRVRVAAIQRRMATLLAASVIRGQASGAFNSTLDEKAVGDFLLCVMQGLRVLGRVAHQEDALTGIVDVAMRALV; encoded by the coding sequence ATGAAGCTAACTGGCGATCCGAAAAAATCCGCAAAGCAGTCCGCGAAAAAAGCGGGCGAGGTCTGTCCTCGGGGCCGGCCGCGCGAGTTCGACACGGACACGGTCCTCGCGAGCGCGAGTCAGGTGTTCTGGAATCACGGCTACCACGCCACCTCGATCGACGATCTGTGCAAGGCCACCGGCCTGTTGCGCGGCAGTCTGTACGGCGTGTTCGGCGACAAGCACGGCATCATGCTGGCCGCGCTGGATCACTACGCGGAAGGTTCGGTCGCGCGACTCGCCGAGCGGCTCAACGCGCCGGTGCCGCCGGAAGAGGCGCTGCGCAACGCCTTGCTGCACTACGCGCGGGTCGCGTGCGCGCTGACCGGCGAGCGCAGCTGCTTCATCACCAACACCACGCTGGAAATGCAGCCGGGCGACGAGGAGTTGCGCGTGCGCGTCGCCGCGATTCAGCGCCGCATGGCGACGCTGCTGGCGGCGTCGGTGATTCGCGGTCAGGCGAGCGGCGCATTCAACTCCACGCTGGACGAAAAAGCCGTCGGCGATTTCCTGCTCTGCGTGATGCAAGGTCTGCGCGTGCTCGGGCGGGTCGCTCATCAGGAAGACGCGCTGACAGGCATAGTGGACGTCGCCATGCGCGCGCTCGTCTAA
- a CDS encoding OsmC family protein, with protein MKRKASAVWQGGLQDGKGSISTDSGVLKETQYSFSTRFADGIGTNPEELIAAAHAGCFSMALSAELGKAGITPERIGTTATVTLDKDGGGFAITAVHLDVAVKIPGGDKAAFEKATADAKAGCPVSKVLNATITMDAKLET; from the coding sequence ATGAAGCGCAAGGCATCAGCAGTCTGGCAAGGCGGCCTGCAAGACGGCAAGGGCTCGATTTCCACCGATAGCGGCGTCCTCAAGGAGACCCAATACTCGTTTTCGACCCGTTTCGCGGACGGCATCGGCACGAATCCGGAGGAACTGATTGCGGCTGCGCATGCGGGATGTTTCTCGATGGCGCTGTCCGCTGAACTGGGCAAGGCCGGCATCACGCCTGAGCGCATCGGCACCACGGCAACCGTTACGCTCGACAAGGACGGCGGCGGTTTCGCGATCACCGCGGTTCATCTGGATGTGGCCGTGAAAATCCCCGGCGGCGATAAAGCCGCCTTTGAGAAGGCAACGGCCGACGCCAAAGCCGGTTGTCCGGTGTCCAAAGTCCTGAACGCCACGATCACGATGGACGCGAAACTCGAAACCTGA
- a CDS encoding crotonase/enoyl-CoA hydratase family protein has product MNLHNHHACRPFLEAGNLSQISAYYEEGRNIMWMMLRAQPRPCFNLDLVHDILELAQAARDSGLPIDFWVTGSLIPTMYNVGGDLDFFADAIRTGKRQALMAYARACVDCVHAASRGFDTGAISIAMVEGTALGGGFEAALAHHFLLAQTDARMGFPEIAFNLFPGMGGYSLVARKVGMRLAEELIGVGESHTAEWHYGKGLVDQLFEPGEAYMATRTFIDTLKPKMNGIRAMLRARQRVLQLSRAELMEITEDWVEAAFTIEEKDLAFMERLVMLQNRRTSNLRQTAVSTANFA; this is encoded by the coding sequence ATGAATCTCCATAACCACCACGCCTGCCGTCCGTTCCTCGAGGCCGGCAATCTTTCGCAAATTTCCGCTTACTACGAAGAAGGCCGCAACATCATGTGGATGATGTTGCGGGCGCAGCCGCGTCCCTGTTTCAATCTCGACCTGGTGCATGACATTCTGGAACTCGCGCAGGCGGCACGGGACTCGGGATTGCCGATCGACTTCTGGGTCACCGGCTCGTTGATTCCGACCATGTACAACGTCGGCGGCGATCTGGACTTCTTCGCGGACGCGATCCGCACCGGCAAGCGTCAGGCACTGATGGCGTATGCGCGGGCGTGTGTCGATTGCGTGCATGCGGCGTCGCGGGGGTTCGACACGGGCGCGATTTCGATTGCGATGGTGGAGGGCACGGCACTCGGTGGGGGCTTCGAGGCCGCGCTCGCGCATCATTTCCTGCTCGCGCAGACCGACGCGCGCATGGGCTTCCCGGAGATCGCGTTCAATCTGTTCCCGGGCATGGGCGGCTACTCACTGGTGGCGCGCAAAGTCGGCATGCGGCTCGCGGAGGAACTGATCGGCGTCGGAGAATCGCATACGGCAGAATGGCATTACGGCAAAGGTCTGGTCGATCAACTGTTCGAGCCGGGCGAAGCCTATATGGCGACCCGTACCTTCATCGACACGCTCAAGCCCAAAATGAACGGCATCCGGGCAATGCTGCGGGCTCGCCAGCGCGTGCTGCAACTCTCGCGCGCCGAATTGATGGAAATCACGGAGGATTGGGTGGAAGCGGCCTTCACGATCGAAGAGAAGGATCTGGCCTTCATGGAACGGCTGGTGATGCTGCAGAACCGGCGGACCTCGAACCTGCGCCAGACGGCGGTCAGTACGGCCAATTTCGCCTGA
- a CDS encoding YodC family protein — MLTATIDAFQTPPAAQFNVGDVVTLKEGGSRMTVTYAGPVALNPGNWLICEWFDEHGELRREMFAPASVRAEPRSIPAGSVLWSRVGRAA; from the coding sequence ATGCTAACCGCCACCATTGACGCATTCCAGACTCCGCCAGCCGCCCAGTTCAATGTCGGCGACGTCGTCACGTTGAAGGAAGGGGGCTCGCGCATGACGGTGACATACGCAGGGCCAGTAGCGCTCAATCCGGGCAACTGGCTGATCTGCGAGTGGTTCGACGAACACGGCGAACTGCGCCGGGAGATGTTTGCACCCGCGAGCGTGCGTGCAGAGCCGCGCTCCATTCCCGCCGGCTCCGTTCTGTGGAGCCGCGTGGGCCGCGCCGCCTGA
- a CDS encoding carboxymuconolactone decarboxylase family protein: MTERLPHFDPSDATPEQKAVLDEILSGPRGNLNGPFLGWIHSPELAQQAQRLGAFCRYRTGLPLRLSELAILVTAARWQAQAEWYIHYPIALEAGVSATDAEAIRESRRPDFAQPDDALIHDFASELYDTKRVCDATYAKAVERFGHQVVINLVGLLGYYALVAMTLNVFGMRAVGQESLPFAE, translated from the coding sequence ATGACCGAGCGTTTGCCTCACTTCGACCCGTCCGATGCCACGCCCGAACAGAAAGCGGTGCTCGATGAAATTCTGTCGGGCCCGCGCGGCAATCTGAACGGACCGTTTCTTGGCTGGATTCATAGCCCGGAGCTGGCCCAGCAGGCTCAGCGTCTGGGCGCGTTCTGCCGCTACCGGACCGGTTTGCCGTTGCGCCTCTCGGAGCTGGCGATTCTGGTGACCGCAGCGCGCTGGCAAGCGCAGGCGGAGTGGTACATCCACTATCCGATCGCGCTGGAGGCGGGCGTGTCCGCAACGGACGCCGAGGCGATTCGCGAGAGCCGGCGCCCGGATTTCGCCCAGCCCGACGACGCGTTGATTCACGACTTCGCGAGCGAACTGTACGACACGAAGCGCGTTTGCGACGCGACCTATGCGAAGGCGGTCGAGCGTTTCGGGCATCAGGTGGTGATCAACCTGGTGGGCCTGCTCGGCTACTACGCATTGGTGGCGATGACGCTCAACGTGTTCGGCATGCGCGCGGTGGGGCAGGAGAGTTTGCCGTTCGCCGAGTAG
- a CDS encoding M20 family metallopeptidase, translated as MISDDTTQQTQRINPDTLREFVDRKWNDEIVPALTDYIAVPAKSPAFDPDWVKHGYLERVITDAAQWAEQQAVRGLKLEVIRLAGRTPVIFFETPATRSGSEETIVLYGHLDKQPEFDGWRNDLGPWTPKLENDKLYGRGGADDGYAIYASITALAALDAQGVERPRCVGLIETCEESGSYDLLPYVDALRERLGKVGLVVCLDSGAGNYDQLWLTTSLRGLVAGDLEVQVLDEGIHSGGYGGIAPSSFRIMRQLFDRLEDSANGTLLPKGFHVEIPADRLREAEATAQILGDDVWKKLPWACGQDGRQVLPTTTNPQEALLNSTWRPSLSVTGAAGLPALADAGNVLRPRTAFKLSLRLPPLIEAEKAVAELKALLELDPPYNAKVTFKPDAGAASGWSAPDLAPWLATALNDASRQHYGADVAYMGQGGTIPLMNVLKAGFPKSQFMVCGVLGPKSNAHGPNEFLHVPYGKKLTAAVAEVIAAAP; from the coding sequence ATGATCTCCGACGACACGACCCAACAAACTCAACGCATCAACCCGGACACGCTACGTGAATTCGTGGACCGCAAGTGGAACGACGAGATCGTGCCCGCATTGACGGACTACATCGCGGTGCCGGCCAAGAGTCCGGCGTTCGATCCCGACTGGGTCAAGCACGGCTATCTGGAGCGCGTGATCACCGACGCCGCGCAATGGGCCGAACAGCAGGCCGTGCGCGGCCTGAAGCTCGAAGTGATCCGCTTGGCCGGCCGCACGCCGGTGATTTTCTTCGAAACGCCGGCCACCCGTTCCGGCAGTGAAGAAACCATCGTGCTGTATGGCCACCTCGACAAGCAGCCCGAGTTCGACGGCTGGCGCAACGACCTCGGACCGTGGACACCCAAACTCGAGAACGACAAGCTCTACGGCCGCGGCGGCGCCGACGACGGCTATGCGATCTACGCAAGCATCACCGCGCTCGCGGCGCTGGACGCGCAAGGCGTCGAGCGTCCGCGCTGCGTCGGTCTCATTGAAACCTGCGAGGAGTCCGGTAGCTACGATCTGTTGCCGTATGTGGACGCGTTGCGCGAGCGGCTCGGCAAGGTCGGGCTCGTGGTGTGTCTGGATTCGGGCGCGGGCAATTACGATCAGCTGTGGCTCACCACGTCGTTGCGCGGACTGGTTGCCGGCGATCTCGAAGTACAGGTGCTCGACGAAGGGATTCACTCGGGCGGTTATGGCGGGATCGCGCCGTCGAGCTTCCGCATCATGCGGCAACTGTTCGACCGTCTGGAAGACTCCGCTAACGGCACGCTGCTGCCGAAGGGCTTTCATGTCGAGATTCCGGCGGACCGTCTGCGTGAGGCGGAAGCCACCGCGCAGATTCTCGGCGACGACGTCTGGAAGAAGCTGCCGTGGGCGTGCGGTCAGGACGGCCGTCAGGTGCTCCCCACCACAACCAATCCGCAAGAGGCCTTGCTCAATTCGACATGGCGTCCGTCGCTATCCGTGACCGGCGCGGCGGGCCTGCCCGCGCTTGCCGATGCCGGCAACGTGCTGCGTCCGCGCACGGCATTCAAGCTGTCGTTGCGCCTGCCGCCGCTGATCGAGGCAGAGAAGGCGGTCGCCGAACTGAAGGCGCTGCTCGAACTCGATCCGCCCTACAACGCCAAGGTGACCTTCAAGCCGGACGCAGGCGCGGCGAGCGGCTGGAGCGCACCCGATCTCGCCCCGTGGCTTGCCACGGCGCTCAACGACGCGTCGCGCCAGCACTACGGCGCCGATGTCGCCTACATGGGGCAGGGCGGCACCATTCCGCTCATGAACGTGCTGAAGGCGGGCTTCCCGAAGTCGCAGTTCATGGTGTGCGGCGTGCTCGGACCAAAGTCGAACGCGCACGGACCGAATGAATTCCTGCACGTGCCTTATGGCAAGAAGCTCACGGCCGCGGTCGCCGAGGTCATTGCAGCCGCGCCTTGA
- a CDS encoding superinfection immunity protein: MSGNLVVQTIAAVLALALYFLPAVLADRRKRHDVLTLALFNACLGWTVFGWLLALYWSLQPNPPKNIAGEVVETRKLVRMRAFSSALLVRVQRRSMRDRSEN; encoded by the coding sequence ATGAGTGGCAATCTCGTCGTCCAGACCATCGCCGCGGTGCTGGCGTTGGCGCTCTACTTTTTGCCTGCCGTGCTGGCGGACCGGCGCAAGCGCCACGACGTGCTGACGCTGGCGCTCTTCAATGCGTGCCTCGGCTGGACTGTGTTCGGCTGGCTGCTTGCGCTGTATTGGTCATTGCAACCGAACCCGCCGAAGAACATCGCAGGCGAAGTGGTGGAGACGCGCAAACTCGTGAGGATGCGAGCTTTTTCGTCCGCGCTGCTGGTGCGCGTGCAACGGCGCAGCATGCGGGACCGCTCTGAGAACTAG
- the pdeR gene encoding cyclic di-GMP phosphodiesterase produces the protein MNDDQHDQVLFAQFGTSSPCWRLSNDSNALELTPVTGDVPANVAIPLNPQQASQIRCLTGVTSHLVLDVRLFGEPLRLHLVGKKLTSNSWAGTASAYDDTESVARDLVHGLSFAEQVVSEVNSVVVIVDRHGRIQRFNRLAEELTGVKEENIIGRNVWALFMSTEDGAASSQNIAGFFNRGVSYEVERRVKTVHGERLFLFRNKFVHSGSGVEEQFLICSGTDITEERLAQERLTELANTDSLTGLANRNAIQDKIRTAIEDAAPGEEVGVLFLDLDNFKKVNDHYGHVFGDRLIRDVSTAIGLCLNEGDTLARLGGDEFIVLAAKGKARELEATAQRVLERMRTPFSLGLVEVYTGCSIGIALYPEHGDSLESLIRSADTAMYVAKDEGKRTHRVFSPEMNRKVAEYMWLDTNLRRGLEEGQLTLHYQPKLSLTTGVVQGAEALVRWNSPERGQIMPAEFIRYAEESGLIGVLGRWVMETAAKQAAKWKADGYNLRIAINVSARQLVDTAVVRHFTEALQNANLDPCLIDLELTESCLIEDETAAIDLIKQFRQLGAQVHLDDFGTGYSSLSQLGRIPLDVIKLDRSFVRSINADTKAQALVRSMVVVAQELNFKVVAEGIETESEELFMKGLGVDYVQGFLYGQAMPAPEFERWLQDRQKLRLIA, from the coding sequence ATGAACGACGACCAACACGACCAGGTGCTTTTTGCCCAGTTCGGCACAAGCAGCCCATGCTGGCGTCTGTCGAACGACAGCAACGCGCTCGAACTCACGCCCGTCACCGGAGATGTGCCTGCCAATGTCGCCATTCCTCTGAATCCTCAGCAGGCCTCGCAAATCCGTTGCCTGACCGGCGTGACCTCGCATCTCGTCCTCGACGTTCGGCTGTTCGGCGAGCCGTTGCGCCTGCATCTGGTCGGCAAGAAGCTCACCAGTAACTCCTGGGCCGGCACCGCCTCCGCTTATGACGACACCGAGTCCGTCGCGCGCGATCTGGTCCACGGCCTCTCGTTCGCCGAGCAGGTCGTGTCCGAAGTGAATTCGGTCGTCGTGATCGTCGACCGGCACGGCCGGATACAACGCTTCAACCGGCTCGCGGAGGAGCTCACGGGCGTCAAGGAGGAAAACATCATTGGCCGCAACGTGTGGGCGCTGTTCATGTCCACCGAAGACGGCGCGGCCTCCAGTCAGAACATTGCGGGCTTCTTCAATCGCGGCGTGTCGTACGAAGTCGAGCGGCGCGTCAAAACGGTGCATGGCGAACGGCTCTTCCTGTTCCGCAACAAGTTCGTTCACAGCGGCAGCGGCGTCGAAGAACAATTCCTGATCTGCTCGGGCACCGACATCACCGAGGAACGGCTCGCGCAGGAACGCCTCACCGAACTGGCGAATACCGACTCGCTCACCGGCCTCGCGAACCGCAACGCGATCCAGGACAAAATCCGCACCGCCATTGAAGACGCCGCGCCGGGCGAAGAAGTCGGCGTGCTGTTTCTCGACCTCGACAACTTCAAGAAGGTCAACGATCACTACGGCCACGTGTTCGGCGACCGTCTGATTCGCGACGTATCGACCGCCATCGGCCTCTGCCTGAACGAAGGCGATACGCTTGCGCGCCTGGGTGGCGACGAATTCATCGTGCTCGCGGCCAAGGGCAAGGCGCGCGAACTCGAAGCCACCGCGCAGCGCGTGCTCGAACGCATGCGCACGCCGTTCAGCCTCGGGCTCGTGGAGGTCTACACGGGCTGCTCGATCGGCATCGCGTTGTATCCGGAACACGGCGACAGCCTCGAATCGCTGATCCGTTCCGCCGACACCGCCATGTACGTCGCCAAAGACGAAGGCAAACGCACGCACCGCGTGTTCTCACCGGAAATGAACCGCAAGGTCGCCGAGTATATGTGGCTCGACACCAACTTGCGGCGCGGTCTCGAAGAGGGCCAACTGACTCTGCATTACCAGCCGAAACTGTCGCTCACCACCGGCGTGGTCCAGGGCGCCGAAGCGCTGGTGCGCTGGAATTCTCCCGAGCGTGGGCAGATCATGCCGGCCGAGTTCATCCGTTATGCGGAAGAGTCCGGCTTGATCGGCGTGCTCGGCCGCTGGGTCATGGAAACGGCCGCGAAACAGGCCGCCAAATGGAAAGCCGACGGCTACAACCTGCGTATCGCGATCAACGTGTCGGCGCGGCAACTCGTCGATACGGCGGTGGTCCGCCATTTCACGGAGGCGCTGCAGAACGCGAATCTCGACCCCTGCCTGATCGATCTCGAACTGACCGAAAGCTGCCTGATCGAAGACGAAACGGCTGCGATCGACCTGATCAAGCAGTTCCGCCAACTCGGCGCGCAGGTTCATCTGGACGATTTCGGCACGGGCTATTCGTCGCTGTCGCAGCTCGGCCGTATTCCGCTCGACGTCATCAAGCTCGACCGCAGCTTCGTGCGTTCGATCAACGCCGACACCAAGGCGCAAGCGCTGGTGCGCTCCATGGTGGTCGTCGCGCAGGAGCTGAATTTCAAGGTGGTCGCCGAAGGGATCGAGACCGAGTCGGAAGAATTGTTCATGAAGGGCTTGGGCGTCGACTACGTGCAGGGCTTCCTGTACGGCCAGGCCATGCCGGCGCCTGAATTCGAACGCTGGTTGCAGGATAGACAGAAGCTCAGACTGATCGCCTGA
- a CDS encoding DUF4148 domain-containing protein translates to MKSLISAVVIASALVVPAVSFAQQADGLTRAQVRAELVTEQKAGLLNQNDVNYPKTVPQSGTAVATVARGSHDVGGVKAVSSDAGTRDSLQQGLFATYRGQ, encoded by the coding sequence ATGAAATCGCTTATTTCCGCAGTGGTCATCGCATCCGCGCTCGTCGTTCCGGCTGTTTCCTTCGCCCAGCAGGCGGATGGTCTGACCCGCGCACAAGTGCGCGCTGAACTGGTGACGGAGCAAAAAGCGGGCCTCCTGAATCAGAACGACGTCAACTATCCGAAGACCGTGCCGCAAAGCGGTACGGCAGTGGCTACGGTTGCGCGAGGTTCGCACGACGTCGGCGGCGTGAAGGCGGTGTCGTCGGATGCGGGCACGCGTGATTCCTTGCAGCAAGGTCTGTTCGCGACGTATCGCGGCCAGTAA